The Vicia villosa cultivar HV-30 ecotype Madison, WI linkage group LG1, Vvil1.0, whole genome shotgun sequence genome includes a region encoding these proteins:
- the LOC131639531 gene encoding uncharacterized protein LOC131639531, translating into MARWDAILSLPVQNPPSLEISSDDLVWSKVEGWHDKLDRVAIIPFARVADFVRGESNNKECPTRFHVEARRRRPPSFKQKVDGILEYILYWCSFGPDDHRKGGIVRPSRSTYVPKKKNAGRPNTKRGCTCHFIVKRLIAEPSVALIIYNDDKHVDKKGVPCHGPQDKKAAGTIAEFAPYISEDLRLRVLSLLYVGVSVETIMQRHNESVEKQGGPSNRDDLLSQRYVRRQEREIRRSSYELDADDSVSIDKWVGIHQNNVFFYEDFSESDPFILGIQTEWQLQQMIKFGNCALLASDSRFGTNKLKYPVHSLLVFNSEKKAIPVAWIITPRFSCLDAHRWMRALYNRVHTKDPNWKPAGFIVDDPHYDILAIRDVFQCSVLISFWRVRHLWHKNIIKRLETGMQIKISKRLGWIMDNIFRRQGTMLLFEDFVEDFIDESNFMDYFKATWYPRMGVWVDALRTLPLASQESCAAMEFYHNQLKIRLLNEKDISVYQRADWLVDKIGTKVHSYYWLDECSDKDDFARYWKDEWMSGLTSWRKALKIPDADVVMEDGCAKVKDEHDQDKAYTVWNAGSMLSICDCDWAMNGNLCEHILKVFSICRSRGSVPPSISLLQYHQVLKSMLRCPPFDSLIRDHAVSLAVSVQKQLNTLLDKESIQAAGGSNEKRIDIDIHRLNSMVASAAQDEALVCERQVIKDILSRGAARGVSDIIGHANMDVDETVSNNNALLEKKTTSLLTIGNGISASKNGAVFDEINEDICKDNNGMDADPPPVDTTS; encoded by the exons ATGGCGAGATGGGACGCAATCCTATCTCTTCCCGTTCAAAACCCTCCCTCCTTGGAAATTTCTTCCGATGACCTAGTTTGGTCCAAAGTGGAAGGCTGGCATGATAAATTAGATAGAGTTGCTATAATCCCGTTTGCTAGGGTTGCTGATTTTGTTAGAGGTGAATCTAATAATAAAGAATGTCCTACAAGATTTCATGTTGAAGCTAGACGGCGTCGCCCTCCGTCTTTCAAGCAAAAGGTTGATGGCATACTAGAGTATATTTT GTATTGGTGTTCCTTTGGTCCGGATGACCATAGAAAAGGTGGAATTGTTAGACCAAGTCGTAGTACGTATGTTCCAAAGAAGAAAAATGCTGGTCGACCAAATACCAAACGTGGTTGCACTTGTCACTTTATTGTGAAACGTCTTATAGCTGAACCTTCGGTTGCTTTGATTATATATAACGATGATAAGCATGTTGATAAAAAGGGTGTGCCGTGCCATGGTCCACAGGATAAAAAGGCTGCTGGAACAATTGCTGAGTTTGCTCCGTATATTTCAGAAGATCTCCGACTGCGGGTTTTGTCTCTTCTATATGTTGGAGTGTCGGTGGAGACCATTATGCAGAGGCACAATGAATCAGTCGAGAAACAAGGTGGTCCAAGTAACCGTGATGACCTTTTGTCTCAGCGTTATGTTCGAAGACAAGAGAGGGAAATACGCCGTTCTAGTTATGAGTTAGATGCTGATGATTCAGTTAGTATCGACAAGTGGGTTGGAATCCACCAGAATAATGTTTTCTTCTATGAAGATTTCTCTGAGTCTGATCCATTTATTTTGGGCATTCAAACTGAGTGGCAATTGcaacaaatgattaagtttgggAACTGTGCTCTTCTCGCATCTGATTCAAGATTTGGTACAAATAAATTAAAG TACCCTGTTCATAGTCTTCTAGTATTCAACTCAGAGAAGAAGGCTATTCCCGTTGCTTGGATAATCACACCAAGGTTTTCATGTTTGGATGCACATCGATGGATGAGGGCTCTGTATAATAGAGTTCACACAAAAGATCCTAATTGGAAGCCTGCTGGCTTCATAGTAGACGACCCACATTATGATATCCTAGCAATCAG GGACGTGTTTCAGTGCTCAGTATTGATAAGCTTCTGGCGAGTTCGGCATTTATGGcataaaaacataattaagcGTTTGGAAACTGGTATGCAAATAAAAATCTCCAAACGGCTTGGGTGGATAATGGATAATATTTTCCGTCGTCAAGGAACCATGTTACTCTTTGAAGATTTTGTAGAGGACTTCATTGATGAATCCAATTTTATGGACTATTTCAAGGCCACTTGGTATCCTAGAATGG GAGTATGGGTTGATGCCCTTAGAACTCTTCCTCTTGCTAGCCAAGAGTCTTGTGCAGCGATGGAATTTTACCACAACCAACTGAAGATCAGGCTGTTGAATGAGAAAGACATCAGTGTTTATCAGCGTGCTGATTGGTTGGTTGACAAGATAGGTACAAAAGTCCATTCTTATTATTGGCTTGATGAGTGCTCAGATAAAGATGATTTTGCACGATATTGGAAAGACGAATGGATGAGTGGTTTAACATCATGGCGCAAAGCACTGAAGATTCCAGATGCAGATGTCGTAATGGAAGATGGGTGTGCTAAGGTTAAAGATGAGCATGACCAAGATAAAGCTTATACTGTATGGAATGCTGGTTCAATGTTGAGCATCTGCGATTGTGATTGGGCAATGAATGGCAACCTTTGTGAGCATATCTTGAAAGTTTTTAGTATCTGCCGAAGTCGAGGGTCTGTTCCACCATCCATCAGCTTATTGCAGTACCATCAGGTGCTAAAGAGCATGCTGCGTTGCCCACCTTTTGATTCTTTAATTCGTGATCATGCTGTGTCGTTGGCAGTTTCAGTTCAGAAGCAGTTAAATACACTACTTGACAAAGAAAGTATCCAGGCTGCCGGGGGATCTAATGAGAAGCGAATCGATATTGATATCCATCGGCTGAACTCTATGGTAGCTTCAGCTGCCCAAGATGAAGCCTTAGTTTGTGAGAGGCAAGTCATCAAAGATATTTTATCCCGGGGTGCTGCACGTGGAGTGAGTGATATCATCGGTCATGCGAACATGGATGTTGATGAGACTGTTTCAAATAATAATGCATTACTAGAGAAAAAAACGACGAGTTTACTCACCATAGGAAATGGGATTTCAGCTTCCAAAAATGGTGCTGTTTTTGATGAGATTAATGAAGATATTTGCAAGGATAACAATGGTATGGATGCGGATCCCCCACCTGTAGACACCACCTCATAA